The DNA segment CTCGAGTTCCAAAATGGTAGATTAAGGGAATTGGCGATTGCAGCAATCTTGACACTGTCTGCTGCTGCTCCCAACAAGCTGACCATTGCAGCTTCTGGAGCTGCACCTCTTCTGGTTCAGATTCTCAGCTCTGGAAGTGTTCAAGGAAAAGTTGATGCTGTCACAGCACTTCACTATCTGTCCAGCTGCACAGAGGCCACCACTCCAGTCATTGATGCTAGAGCTGTTTCCCCTCTCATAAAACTCCTCAAAGATTGCAAGAAGTATTCCAAATTTGCTGAGAAGACTACAGCCCTACTTGAAATCCTTTCTAAATCCGAAGAAGGGCAAACTGCAATTTCAAACTCAGATGGTGGAATCTTAACCCTAGTCGAGACCATTGAAGATGGATCTCTGGTGAGCACAGAACATGCAGTTGGAGCTTTGCTTTCCTTATGCCAGAGCTGCAGAAACAAATACAGGGAACTCATTCTAAAGGAAGGTGCAATTCCAGGCCTTTTACGACTCACTGTGGAGGGCACCCCAGAAGCCCAGGAGAGAGCCCGGATGCTCCTGGACCTGCTCAGGGATTCCCCACCAGAAAAGAGGCTGGCCTCATCAGTTTTGGAGAGAATTGCGTATGACATTGCTGCACGGGTTGATGGGTCGGATAAAGCTGCTGAAACTGCAAAGAGGTTACTGCAAGACATGGTTCACAGAAGCATGGAGCTCAGCCTGGGCCGTATCCAGCGCAGGGCTGCATCTTGTACACCTTCACAGATTCCCCCCACATGAAGATAGTTAAAAAGAAGGCCTTGGGGAGTATTCATCTGGTGCTAGATTAGCTAAATCACAATCCCAGAGAGTCGGAATGCACATATATAGTGAAGCAATGACATagatttttggtttttggtgGGTGGAGGTGAAATCTACTAGCGGTTTTGTTTGTGATGCCCATATTGGGTGCTTTGTATATCTGAAGTTGGGTCATGTACATACAACAGATATGGTGAACATCACTTTTTAAGGTTGTATTGTTGAACCATGTTTGTACTTGTTAGGGTTAAAGTCTAATTCACTCTGACATACATTGCTAACAACTTCAATTTATCCATAGGAGTCTCGGGGTATGtttatttaagttaaaaaaaacatattcgtGAAATAAAGGGTTAGGGTTGgacataatatttaataattgaagctttctaaaaattgttattcCAATGCTTTTAAACCctcctttgtatttttatttttctaatttaccaAGCTCTCTTATAacctcaaatattaaaaagttatatttttggaaattattaagaaaagaaagaaaaaacattaaagaaaattattttattatacaaatatcaaacataattaaaaaaaattatttattttattaattatttaagttttatataaaagaattaaaatgaggtaaataaaatttgaagcaacatgtaaaaataatctatttatttaaaatttatttttatttttttcctcctaTTTTCTCTCACATCTTTCGAAACTAAACAAAGCCTAACAATAGATGGGGAATGCATCTTTGACTTTTGGCAAAATTCAGGCAATGCCAGGATGTCATCCAACCAGCACAAAACGACGTCGTGTGGTACTTTGACTCATCTCGAGACGTAATTAATTACGATTATGCCACTGTCGGCGCACGTTTACTAGTTTCTAATCCGGGGCTAACAAAACTTCCGCCTGGAGGCGCAGTATACCACCACCAGATCCAACCGTCGCTCCTTCCATGTGGCAGCACCACAACCTCATATGAGCACTGTGCCCACGCGCTCACTCTAAGAGAAAGCCttaaagtttaaataaataacgtTAATCTCACCGTGTCTGTCATCTTCA comes from the Vitis vinifera cultivar Pinot Noir 40024 chromosome 12, ASM3070453v1 genome and includes:
- the LOC100261296 gene encoding U-box domain-containing protein 3, which codes for MDKMRIEKRMGDSEEGEIWTQQKRTLIDGVAERLLNGDLDSKIQAAIDIRNILRNSSVKTRSKFTAAADVIQPLVSLLLSPNQHAAEVSLLALLTLAARNERNKVRIVTSGAVPPLVELLEFQNGRLRELAIAAILTLSAAAPNKLTIAASGAAPLLVQILSSGSVQGKVDAVTALHYLSSCTEATTPVIDARAVSPLIKLLKDCKKYSKFAEKTTALLEILSKSEEGQTAISNSDGGILTLVETIEDGSLVSTEHAVGALLSLCQSCRNKYRELILKEGAIPGLLRLTVEGTPEAQERARMLLDLLRDSPPEKRLASSVLERIAYDIAARVDGSDKAAETAKRLLQDMVHRSMELSLGRIQRRAASCTPSQIPPT